A single genomic interval of Helianthus annuus cultivar XRQ/B chromosome 6, HanXRQr2.0-SUNRISE, whole genome shotgun sequence harbors:
- the LOC110944318 gene encoding B3 domain-containing protein Os03g0120900 produces MVDYNSSVRVTPAADNNNHGDQESGGGMMMMVEREHMFDKVVTPSDVGKLNRLVIPKQHAERYFPLDSSTNDKGLLLNFEDRNGKPWRFRYSYWNSSQSYVMTKGWSRFVKDKKLDAGDIVSFQRGVGGTAKDRLFIDWRHRPDAPAPPYHLSSNLSFPLSHHQFSVNRSNIHPWNPLFLQSQPAPSRSHSNLMLQPSSYRYGNTSSPYHNIGTGSVVNVNQGGSGSGSVIYFRSGGGGGIPQQPHHVDMIQMHQRNVVGIGMDPPAPPPPPPPSALVFESVPVVHGKAAAKRLRLFGVNMDCPISDDDDQDYDPASEMSPTTVSSSTPTNPVSVGNYHHDQFSHHHPSSSSTIPYLQLRSYEEESHFHQTTMMSSSSSDAFNKTTKSSSSPRTLDLDF; encoded by the coding sequence ATGGTGGATTATAACTCCTCAGTGCGCGTTACGCCTGCAGCCGACAATAATAATCATGGTGACCAAGAATCAGGAGgagggatgatgatgatggtggagaGAGAGCACATGTTTGATAAAGTGGTGACCCCAAGTGATGTAGGGAAGCTCAATCGACTCGTGATTCCGAAACAGCACGCCGAGAGGTATTTTCCCTTGGATTCGTCCACGAATGACAAGGGTCTTCTTCTGAATTTTGAAGATAGGAATGGAAAACCATGGAGGTTTAGGTATTCCTACTGGAACAGTAGCCAAAGCTATGTGATGACTAAAGGTTGGAGTCGTTTTGTTAAAGATAAGAAGCTTGATGCTGGAGATATCGTCTCTTTCCAGAGAGGTGTTGGTGGTACTGCGAAAGATCGGTTGTTTATAGACTGGAGGCACCGCCCCGATGCACCTGCTCCTCCCTATCATTTATCATCAAATCTATCATTTCCACTATCACATCATCAGTTTTCAGTCAACAGAAGCAATATCCATCCTTGGAATCCACTTTTCTTGCAATCACAACCAGCACCATCAAGGAGCCATTCCAATTTGATGCTACAGCCCTCTTCGTATCGCTATGGTAACACTAGCAGCCCTTATCACAACATAGGTACTGGAAGTGTGGTTAATGTGAATCAAGGTGGTTCAGGTTCAGGATCTGTAATTTATTTTAGATCAGGTGGAGGAGGTGGTATCCCACAGCAACCACATCATGTGGATATGATACAAATGCACCAAAGGAATGTGGTAGGAATTGGAATGGATCCAccggcaccaccaccaccaccacctccatccGCTTTAGTATTTGAATCGGTGCCTGTGGTCCATGGGAAAGCAGCCGCTAAGCGACTAAGGTTGTTTGGAGTTAACATGGATTGCCCCATCTCAGATGACGACGATCAAGACTATGACCCCGCAAGCGAAATGTCTCCTACAACGGTTTCTTCAAGTACTCCCACTAATCCCGTTTCCGTGGGAAATTACCATCATGACCAATTTTCCCATCATCATCCATCGTCATCTTCAACCATACCATACCTTCAATTGAGGTCTTATGAAGAAGAATCCCACTTCCATCAAACCACAATGATGTCTTCTTCCTCTAGTGATGCTTTCAAcaaaaccacaaaatcatcatccTCCCCTAGGACCTTGGATTTGGATTTCTGA